A single Chitinimonas sp. BJYL2 DNA region contains:
- a CDS encoding ExeA family protein: protein MYLEHYGLSEPPFRITPHTEFFYQGANRGATLEALQYAILHGEGLVKVTGEVGAGKTMLCRVLMERLPEGIDTVYLANPSLSKEEILRAIADDLRLDIDHQRATVLIRALQEALIARYAAGRQVVVLIDEAHAMPEESLEEIRLLSNLEHGHHKLMQIVLFGQPELDAKLAPTHMRQLRERITHSFELVPLRQTDVGDYLMFRLRAAGYKGPDLFSPQAIKLIAAESEGLTRRINILADKALIASFAAGRHQVDTAETKAAIRDSGFRKQSKRLPTRMLVGGSLLVAGLLLGAGASRWLPDQPMTPAPAIASQPSPPLPAPKAAPPSTPPAPPETGKETSLYAARLQRSMATFARSSDNTFTIQLASRPASEERQLMQMLVQAGRSLPVDNLYFHPIQRQGQAYTALFYGLFTSQQEAAAVLAALPSDLQRRDPLLRTVAGVRADMPSE from the coding sequence ATGTACCTTGAGCATTACGGACTGAGCGAACCGCCGTTCCGCATCACCCCGCACACCGAGTTCTTTTACCAGGGCGCCAACCGCGGCGCCACGCTGGAGGCGCTGCAATACGCCATCCTCCATGGCGAGGGGCTGGTCAAGGTGACCGGTGAGGTCGGCGCAGGCAAGACCATGCTGTGCCGCGTGCTGATGGAGCGTCTGCCCGAAGGTATCGATACCGTTTATCTGGCCAATCCCAGCCTCAGCAAGGAAGAAATCCTGCGTGCGATCGCAGATGACCTGAGACTGGATATCGATCACCAGCGCGCCACTGTACTCATCCGCGCCCTTCAGGAAGCGCTGATCGCCCGTTACGCGGCCGGCCGGCAGGTAGTGGTGCTGATCGATGAGGCCCACGCCATGCCGGAAGAGAGCCTGGAAGAAATCCGCCTGCTGTCCAATCTGGAGCACGGCCACCACAAGCTGATGCAGATCGTCCTGTTCGGCCAGCCCGAACTGGATGCCAAGCTGGCCCCTACCCATATGCGCCAGTTGCGCGAACGCATCACCCACAGCTTCGAGCTGGTGCCCTTGCGCCAAACCGACGTGGGCGATTACCTGATGTTCCGGCTACGCGCAGCAGGCTACAAAGGACCGGACCTGTTCAGCCCGCAAGCCATCAAACTGATCGCCGCCGAATCCGAAGGCCTGACCCGGCGCATCAATATTCTGGCCGACAAAGCGCTGATTGCTTCCTTTGCTGCGGGTCGGCACCAGGTGGATACCGCAGAAACCAAGGCTGCGATACGTGACAGCGGATTCCGCAAGCAGAGCAAACGGCTGCCCACCCGGATGCTGGTCGGCGGCAGCCTGCTGGTGGCGGGATTGCTGCTCGGGGCGGGCGCCAGCCGCTGGCTGCCCGACCAGCCCATGACACCTGCGCCAGCCATCGCCTCACAGCCAAGCCCCCCCCTGCCGGCACCCAAGGCGGCGCCGCCGAGCACACCACCCGCGCCCCCCGAAACCGGCAAGGAAACGTCGCTCTATGCAGCGCGACTGCAACGCAGCATGGCGACATTCGCACGCAGCAGCGACAACACCTTCACCATCCAGCTCGCCTCACGCCCCGCCAGCGAAGAGCGGCAACTGATGCAGATGCTGGTGCAGGCCGGCCGTAGCCTGCCCGTGGACAACCTGTACTTCCATCCTATCCAGCGGCAAGGCCAGGCATATACCGCCCTCTTCTACGGCTTATTCACAAGCCAGCAAGAGGCCGCCGCCGTGCTCGCCGCTTTACCCAGCGATCTCCAGCGCCGCGATCCGCTACTCCGGACGGTGGCGGGCGTTCGCGCTGATATGCCATCGGAATGA
- the mshL gene encoding pilus (MSHA type) biogenesis protein MshL codes for MRRPLILSALMFAAGCATQPVQVDPQRHVTPPAERPADLPQPVERHAFLPKPGAQTKTDTYSVVVNNVPVRDLMFALARDAKLNVDVHPLVKGTVTLNALNQTLPQILDRIARQIDMRYTLENGVLAVVPDRPFLKTYTLDYVNITRSTKSTVTISTSVSSAGGSVSGTGGSTGNAGSNSSVTEVSNTSDNKFWERLETNIRSLLQSTRAVTQQEKQEREAMEAKDEQSRNAEVAEQKAEAERRKQEERMRAAQMVAQAGTGAPQLLSMVLGPNAQQANPQAADAKSDDVFIHPETGVLSVNATSREHAKVQEFLDRITASARRQVLIEATIVEVSLNDQYQTGINWASFKANTDGSLQDNRANITQNALGDSLSQLPYTLLTYTKKASSLLNGADFTATVKALEQFGKAKVLSSPKIMALNNQTALLKVVDEKVYFNITLDIEAATQNSPERRTWTSEIHTVPVGMVMSVTPQVSDGDTVSLNVRPTISRITGYQADPALALAQSQFGANDQKVQNLIPEIQVREVESTLRLASGQVAILGGLIQDQVDNKRSGIPGLSRLPFGAGDLFSYRDDVATKTELVIFLRPVVIRDASLNGDLSEYRQYLPAEDFFNRKQDEISVFKSGLPAR; via the coding sequence ATGCGACGCCCGCTGATTCTCTCCGCCCTGATGTTTGCCGCCGGTTGCGCGACCCAGCCCGTGCAGGTTGACCCGCAGCGCCACGTGACCCCGCCAGCCGAACGTCCGGCCGACCTGCCCCAGCCCGTCGAGCGCCATGCCTTCCTGCCCAAGCCCGGCGCCCAGACCAAGACCGATACCTATAGCGTGGTTGTCAACAACGTCCCGGTGCGCGATCTGATGTTTGCACTGGCGCGCGACGCCAAGCTCAACGTTGATGTGCACCCGCTGGTCAAGGGCACGGTGACGCTCAATGCCCTGAACCAGACCCTGCCGCAGATCCTGGATCGCATCGCCCGCCAGATCGACATGCGTTACACGCTGGAAAACGGCGTCCTGGCCGTGGTGCCCGATCGCCCATTCCTCAAGACCTACACGCTCGACTACGTCAACATCACTCGCAGCACCAAGAGCACGGTCACCATTTCCACCAGCGTCTCCAGTGCAGGGGGTTCGGTCAGCGGCACCGGTGGCAGCACGGGCAATGCCGGTTCCAACAGCTCGGTCACCGAGGTCAGCAACACCTCCGATAACAAGTTCTGGGAGCGGCTCGAGACCAATATTCGCAGCCTGCTCCAGTCTACCCGCGCCGTTACCCAGCAGGAGAAGCAGGAGCGCGAGGCGATGGAAGCCAAGGATGAGCAATCGCGCAACGCAGAAGTCGCCGAGCAGAAGGCCGAAGCCGAGCGGCGCAAACAGGAGGAGCGCATGCGTGCCGCCCAGATGGTGGCGCAGGCGGGCACCGGGGCGCCTCAGTTGCTGTCCATGGTGCTGGGCCCCAACGCCCAGCAGGCCAATCCGCAGGCCGCGGACGCCAAGAGCGATGATGTGTTCATCCACCCGGAAACCGGCGTCCTGAGCGTCAACGCAACCAGCCGCGAACATGCCAAAGTCCAGGAGTTTCTTGATCGCATCACCGCCAGCGCACGCCGGCAGGTGCTGATCGAGGCCACCATCGTTGAGGTATCCCTGAACGACCAATACCAGACCGGCATCAACTGGGCCTCGTTCAAGGCCAATACCGATGGCTCCTTGCAGGATAACCGCGCCAACATCACCCAGAACGCCTTGGGCGACAGTCTCAGTCAGCTGCCCTACACCCTGCTGACCTACACCAAAAAGGCCAGCAGCCTGCTCAACGGCGCGGATTTCACAGCCACCGTGAAGGCGCTCGAACAGTTCGGCAAGGCCAAAGTCCTGTCCAGCCCCAAGATCATGGCGCTAAATAACCAGACCGCCCTGCTCAAGGTGGTGGACGAGAAGGTCTACTTCAACATCACGCTGGACATCGAGGCCGCCACGCAGAACTCACCCGAGCGCCGCACCTGGACCAGCGAGATCCACACCGTACCGGTGGGCATGGTCATGAGCGTGACGCCTCAGGTCAGCGATGGCGACACGGTCTCGCTCAATGTACGTCCCACCATCAGCCGGATTACCGGCTACCAGGCTGATCCTGCATTGGCGCTGGCGCAATCGCAGTTCGGCGCCAATGACCAGAAGGTGCAGAACCTGATTCCGGAAATCCAGGTGCGCGAAGTGGAGTCCACCTTGCGGCTGGCCAGCGGCCAGGTCGCCATTCTGGGCGGCTTGATCCAGGATCAGGTCGACAACAAGCGCAGCGGCATTCCCGGCCTGTCACGCCTGCCCTTTGGCGCGGGCGACCTGTTCAGCTACCGCGACGACGTGGCCACCAAAACCGAGCTGGTCATCTTCCTGCGCCCGGTGGTGATCCGCGATGCCAGCCTGAACGGGGATCTGTCCGAATATCGCCAGTACCTGCCTGCCGAAGATTTTTTCAACCGCAAACAGGACGAAATTTCCGTCTTCAAGAGCGGACTGCCCGCGCGCTGA
- a CDS encoding tetratricopeptide repeat protein, with the protein MSLLLDALKKAEEAKRRREAGLTTAPAASAAVPGQPDAGQAALPELSLQDAIEPAAPVAPTASPAADGLTFTLEPVAPHTEDLALTSGAPEEAALPALEMAGPDEMEATPTPTAKEIPALMDVEPAAEMTVAAQPEPKAQPATEPVAEIAKAAPPAAVSTAREPDPVAAPPSASSTTPTSPPASPAATIALETRRDSPMQLSPEATRQLFDSKRTQSQGLSRGRRVALLIGLCFALVFAGGGWLWWLWQGTQQGSLALVPTRQTSASDAAPLTEAAVAEAVSNALPAPTDSAGSVAPAPSTPVTASTPAPAADTTQAPPQPAPPVKPRDGDRARVIEVPHDVAAPDVRFVRDAQDNAIPRNLQLAYDAFQQGDYPRAAELYRQHLRQDSKSRDALLGLAAVAVQRQQLDEARNLYRRVLADNPRDELANAALISLSTNNDPDAAEGKLRTQMQQSPRPETATALANLLARQGRWSEAQEFYFQAHGAAPDDPDYAYNLAIALDALGERKLAADYYRKALNMAARKPASFDADAAQRRLAKLGGE; encoded by the coding sequence ATGAGCCTGCTGCTCGACGCCCTGAAAAAAGCCGAAGAAGCCAAACGACGCCGTGAGGCCGGACTCACGACGGCACCCGCTGCCAGTGCCGCCGTGCCGGGGCAGCCCGATGCCGGCCAGGCTGCATTGCCCGAACTGTCATTGCAAGACGCCATCGAGCCGGCGGCGCCGGTCGCGCCGACCGCTTCACCCGCCGCCGATGGGCTGACCTTCACGCTGGAACCCGTTGCGCCACATACCGAAGACCTGGCGCTCACCAGCGGGGCGCCCGAAGAGGCAGCCTTGCCCGCGCTGGAGATGGCTGGGCCGGATGAAATGGAAGCCACGCCGACGCCGACTGCAAAGGAAATTCCCGCGCTGATGGACGTCGAACCCGCGGCGGAGATGACCGTTGCAGCCCAGCCCGAGCCAAAAGCTCAACCCGCAACGGAACCCGTTGCGGAGATCGCAAAAGCCGCTCCGCCGGCAGCAGTATCGACGGCTCGCGAGCCCGATCCCGTCGCCGCACCTCCGTCAGCATCCAGCACCACGCCGACCAGCCCCCCGGCATCGCCGGCGGCAACGATTGCGCTGGAGACCCGTCGCGATAGCCCGATGCAGCTATCTCCCGAAGCCACCCGTCAGCTGTTCGACAGCAAGCGCACGCAGAGCCAAGGGCTCTCGCGAGGTCGAAGGGTAGCCTTGCTGATAGGACTGTGTTTCGCGCTGGTCTTCGCAGGCGGCGGCTGGCTCTGGTGGCTGTGGCAAGGCACGCAGCAAGGCTCGCTTGCCCTCGTGCCGACCCGCCAAACCAGTGCCTCCGATGCCGCCCCCCTCACAGAGGCGGCCGTGGCCGAGGCAGTCAGCAATGCTCTTCCGGCGCCCACAGACAGCGCCGGCAGCGTCGCCCCGGCACCAAGCACGCCAGTAACGGCGAGCACGCCCGCGCCGGCGGCCGACACAACGCAAGCGCCGCCGCAGCCCGCTCCTCCGGTAAAACCCCGCGACGGCGATCGCGCCCGAGTCATTGAAGTGCCGCATGACGTGGCTGCGCCGGATGTGCGTTTTGTGCGCGATGCCCAGGACAACGCCATACCCCGCAATCTGCAACTGGCTTACGACGCCTTCCAGCAAGGCGACTACCCGCGCGCGGCCGAGCTGTACCGCCAGCATCTGCGTCAGGACAGCAAGAGCCGTGATGCTCTGCTGGGGCTGGCCGCCGTTGCGGTGCAGCGGCAACAGCTGGACGAAGCACGCAATCTGTACCGTCGTGTGCTGGCCGACAACCCGCGTGACGAGCTGGCCAATGCGGCACTGATCAGCCTATCGACCAATAACGATCCGGACGCCGCCGAAGGCAAGCTGCGTACGCAGATGCAGCAGTCGCCACGGCCGGAAACCGCCACTGCGCTCGCCAATTTACTGGCGCGCCAGGGGCGCTGGAGTGAAGCCCAGGAGTTCTACTTCCAGGCACACGGAGCGGCGCCTGATGATCCCGACTACGCCTACAACCTGGCAATTGCGCTGGATGCGCTGGGTGAACGCAAGCTGGCGGCCGACTACTACCGCAAGGCGCTGAACATGGCTGCCCGCAAACCCGCTTCCTTTGATGCTGATGCCGCGCAACGCCGGCTGGCCAAGCTGGGGGGCGAGTAG
- a CDS encoding GspE/PulE family protein, with amino-acid sequence MAAAGKKLPLGELLVHKGVISPDQLRIALTEQRKTGTPLGKELVRLGFVSDATLREALSENLGQESVDLAKILPNNAAIALLPKDIAKRNLMLPLSVDDEARKFTVAMANPNNLVAQDQVRALLRNAYEIEARLAAEADIIRAIDQYYGFELSIDGILHEIETGQIDYASLSSGDAEYSQPVVRLIDALLADAVHHGASDVHFEPEPQFVRIRYRIDGVLRQIRSLHKTYWPAMVVRLKVMSSMNIAETRAPQDGRISLSISGRQLDFRVAAQPTVYGENVVLRILDRHKGLVPLDQLGLPDDNLNLLKLMLARPEGIILVTGPTGSGKTTTLYSILSHINSEGVNIMTLEDPVEYPLPMIRQTNVSDKIDFGSGIRSMMRQDPDIILVGEIRDKDTAEMAFRAAMTGHQVYSTLHTNSAVGAVPRLLDIGVLPDIMAGNIIGIIAQRLVRKLCGACKEPYQPDDFERHILGLPPGELTLYRARGCERCNGQGYKGRISVLEILKLDGEIDELIARRGTAREIRKLAIEKGFRPLADDAVRRVAEGLTSIDEISRVVDLTDRI; translated from the coding sequence GTGGCGGCGGCAGGCAAGAAGCTTCCGCTCGGTGAACTGCTGGTCCACAAGGGCGTCATCAGCCCCGACCAGCTGCGCATCGCGCTGACCGAGCAGCGCAAGACTGGTACGCCGCTGGGCAAGGAACTGGTCCGGCTCGGTTTCGTTTCCGATGCCACGCTGCGCGAGGCGCTGTCGGAGAACCTGGGGCAGGAATCCGTCGATCTGGCCAAGATCCTGCCCAACAATGCCGCCATCGCCCTGCTGCCCAAGGACATTGCCAAGCGCAATCTGATGCTGCCCTTGTCGGTTGATGACGAAGCACGCAAGTTCACGGTGGCCATGGCCAACCCGAACAATCTGGTCGCACAGGATCAGGTCCGGGCGCTACTGCGCAATGCCTACGAGATCGAAGCCCGGCTGGCCGCCGAAGCCGACATCATCCGCGCGATTGATCAGTACTATGGTTTCGAGCTGTCGATTGACGGCATTCTGCACGAGATCGAAACCGGTCAGATCGACTACGCCAGCCTCTCCAGCGGCGACGCCGAGTACAGCCAACCGGTCGTCCGGTTGATCGATGCCCTGCTGGCCGATGCCGTGCACCACGGCGCGTCCGACGTCCACTTCGAGCCCGAACCCCAGTTCGTGCGTATCCGCTACCGGATCGATGGCGTGCTGCGGCAGATCCGCAGCCTGCACAAGACCTACTGGCCGGCCATGGTCGTGCGCCTCAAGGTCATGTCATCAATGAACATCGCCGAGACCCGCGCCCCGCAGGATGGGCGTATCTCGCTCTCGATCTCTGGCCGCCAGCTCGATTTCCGGGTCGCAGCACAGCCCACGGTTTACGGTGAAAACGTGGTACTGCGTATCCTGGACCGCCACAAAGGCCTGGTGCCACTGGACCAGCTCGGCCTGCCCGACGATAACCTCAACCTGCTCAAGCTGATGCTGGCGCGGCCCGAGGGCATCATCCTGGTCACCGGGCCCACCGGCTCGGGCAAAACGACGACGCTGTATTCGATCCTTAGTCACATCAATTCCGAAGGGGTCAACATCATGACCCTGGAAGACCCGGTCGAATACCCGCTGCCGATGATTCGCCAGACCAATGTCAGCGACAAGATCGACTTCGGCTCGGGTATCCGCTCGATGATGCGACAAGACCCGGACATCATCCTGGTCGGTGAAATCCGCGACAAGGACACGGCCGAGATGGCCTTCCGCGCCGCCATGACCGGCCACCAGGTGTATTCAACCCTGCATACCAACTCGGCCGTGGGTGCCGTGCCGCGTCTGCTGGATATTGGCGTGCTGCCCGACATCATGGCGGGCAACATCATCGGCATCATTGCGCAGCGGCTCGTGCGCAAGCTGTGCGGCGCCTGCAAGGAGCCATACCAGCCTGATGATTTCGAGCGCCATATCCTCGGCCTGCCACCCGGTGAACTGACCCTTTACCGCGCAAGGGGCTGTGAGCGCTGCAACGGCCAGGGTTACAAGGGCCGGATCTCGGTGCTGGAGATCCTCAAGCTCGACGGCGAGATCGACGAGCTGATCGCGCGCCGTGGCACCGCACGGGAAATCCGCAAACTGGCTATCGAGAAAGGTTTCCGCCCGCTGGCCGATGACGCCGTACGCCGTGTCGCAGAGGGGCTGACCTCGATCGATGAAATCTCCCGTGTGGTCGATCTGACTGATCGCATCTAA
- a CDS encoding type II secretion system F family protein, producing MQFKYRAIDNQGRTVRGQLEASNTADLETRLARLELTLISEKAVASGKGLFAQKAITRKDLITFCFHMEQMTRAGVPLLDGLADLRDTIEHPAFREILAVIIEDIEGGLQLSQALGNHPNVFAPVFVNLIQAGEETGKLADVLLSLVDTLKWQDELAAQTKKVLMYPAFVGSVVLGVVVFLLAWLVPQLVKFIQSMQQELPWNTRLLIALSDFIVNDWWVILTLIGVGIGGWLLWRKSDPEYQYKVDGLKLRVPFIGPVLQKIMLARFAAYFALTYSSGIAILESIRILEGVVGNVVIARGLVEVRGLITEGQGVAASFEKVRLFPPLVIRMLRVGENTGGLDSALRNVSYFYNREVKESIERVQSLIEPVMTVVLGFILGSVMLSVLGPIYDLLTKIKI from the coding sequence ATGCAGTTCAAGTACCGCGCCATCGACAACCAGGGCCGTACCGTCCGCGGTCAGCTCGAAGCCAGCAATACGGCGGATCTGGAGACACGCCTTGCGCGGCTGGAACTGACCCTCATCAGCGAAAAGGCAGTGGCCTCGGGTAAGGGCCTGTTTGCCCAGAAGGCCATCACCCGCAAGGACCTGATCACCTTCTGCTTCCATATGGAGCAGATGACCCGTGCCGGCGTCCCCCTGCTGGACGGACTGGCCGATCTGCGCGACACCATCGAGCATCCGGCATTCCGCGAGATCCTTGCCGTGATCATTGAGGATATCGAGGGCGGCTTGCAGCTATCGCAGGCGCTGGGCAATCACCCCAATGTCTTTGCGCCAGTCTTCGTGAACCTGATCCAGGCCGGCGAAGAAACCGGCAAGCTGGCAGATGTGCTGCTGAGTCTGGTCGATACGCTCAAGTGGCAGGACGAGTTGGCCGCGCAGACCAAAAAAGTGTTGATGTATCCGGCCTTTGTCGGGTCCGTCGTGCTCGGAGTCGTCGTGTTCCTGCTGGCATGGCTGGTGCCGCAGCTGGTCAAGTTCATTCAGAGCATGCAGCAGGAACTGCCCTGGAATACGCGGCTGCTGATCGCGCTGTCTGACTTCATCGTCAACGACTGGTGGGTCATCCTTACCCTGATTGGTGTCGGCATCGGCGGCTGGCTGCTGTGGCGCAAAAGTGACCCCGAATACCAGTACAAGGTCGATGGGCTCAAGTTGCGTGTCCCCTTTATCGGACCGGTGCTCCAGAAAATCATGCTGGCGCGGTTTGCCGCCTACTTCGCGCTGACCTACTCCTCGGGCATCGCCATTCTGGAAAGCATCCGCATCCTCGAAGGTGTGGTCGGCAATGTGGTGATTGCCCGCGGTCTGGTCGAGGTCCGCGGCTTGATTACCGAGGGCCAGGGCGTTGCCGCCAGCTTTGAAAAAGTGCGTCTGTTCCCACCGCTGGTGATCCGCATGCTACGCGTCGGTGAAAACACGGGCGGTCTGGATAGTGCCCTGCGCAATGTCAGCTACTTTTACAATCGCGAAGTCAAGGAATCGATCGAGCGCGTACAGTCGCTGATCGAACCGGTCATGACCGTAGTGCTAGGCTTCATTCTCGGCTCGGTGATGCTGTCGGTGCTGGGGCCGATTTACGACTTGCTGACCAAGATCAAGATCTGA
- a CDS encoding tyrosine-type recombinase/integrase: MHALKLLVNEEGRPLTYHALRSRFDRARIEAAKQNIGLASEIQHFQFRDLRAKAGTDTTESSGDIRKAQKQLGHTTVTTTERYVRDRRGALSDPTK; encoded by the coding sequence GTGCACGCGCTCAAGCTCCTGGTGAATGAGGAGGGAAGGCCGCTGACCTACCATGCCCTGCGAAGCCGCTTTGACCGTGCGCGCATCGAAGCCGCCAAGCAGAACATCGGGCTGGCCAGCGAGATCCAGCACTTTCAGTTCCGGGATCTGCGCGCCAAAGCGGGTACCGATACGACCGAATCGTCCGGCGACATTCGCAAGGCACAGAAGCAGCTCGGCCATACAACCGTGACGACGACCGAGCGTTACGTGCGAGATAGAAGGGGTGCTTTGTCCGACCCGACAAAGTAG
- a CDS encoding helix-turn-helix transcriptional regulator produces the protein MSPLRTRREALCMSLYDLSEKVDASVPHLSNIETDKVRCSPALAERIAKVLEISELEILYPDRYTQPAANAPMNVSSSTAYPCSQAVAHRARAQAPGE, from the coding sequence ATGAGCCCGCTGCGAACTCGACGTGAAGCCCTGTGCATGAGCCTGTACGACCTGTCTGAAAAGGTTGATGCATCAGTGCCCCATCTATCGAACATCGAAACCGACAAGGTTCGCTGTTCCCCGGCGCTGGCTGAGCGCATCGCCAAGGTCCTGGAAATTTCCGAGCTGGAAATTCTGTATCCCGATCGCTACACGCAGCCGGCCGCAAACGCCCCCATGAACGTCTCCTCCTCCACCGCGTATCCGTGCTCGCAAGCAGTCGCTCACCGTGCACGCGCTCAAGCTCCTGGTGAATGA
- a CDS encoding helix-turn-helix domain-containing protein, translating to MKANPVATRITHAREFAGFSKAEFARRMAVSAPTVTNWEADKIRPDTDNLSQIAVLCGVSFEWLATGRGGMRFDTPSVREPTKEYEALPADESCLLTIYRKLPAARRRALLTFLESWT from the coding sequence ATGAAAGCAAACCCAGTCGCTACGCGGATCACGCACGCGCGTGAGTTCGCAGGCTTCAGCAAAGCCGAGTTCGCAAGGCGCATGGCAGTTTCGGCGCCCACAGTGACCAACTGGGAAGCGGACAAGATCAGACCGGATACCGACAACCTGTCGCAGATTGCAGTGCTCTGTGGCGTGTCGTTCGAATGGCTGGCCACAGGCAGAGGAGGGATGAGGTTCGATACGCCGTCAGTGCGTGAACCAACAAAAGAATATGAAGCGTTACCAGCGGATGAATCATGCCTTTTGACTATCTATCGCAAGCTCCCAGCCGCGAGGCGGAGGGCATTGCTCACCTTTTTGGAGAGCTGGACCTAA